One window of Saccharomyces mikatae IFO 1815 strain IFO1815 genome assembly, chromosome: 8 genomic DNA carries:
- the ERP5 gene encoding Erp5p (similar to Saccharomyces cerevisiae ERP5 (YHR110W); ancestral locus Anc_5.420), protein MKHILAYGICMFVALLQGVEGVHFYAKSGETKCFYERLSKGDLLIGDLDLFVENNGLFEEDTGASLTISVDETFDNDHRVLNQKNSHTGDFTFTALESGEHRFCFTPSHSKKSALLRVFIQLEIGNVEALDSKKKEDMNSLKGRVVQLTQRLSSIRKEQDAIREKEAEFRNQSESANSKIMTWSIFQFLILVGTCVFQLRYLKNFFVKQKVV, encoded by the coding sequence CATATTCTGGCGTATGGAATTTGCATGTTCGTTGCTCTTCTCCAAGGCGTGGAGGGCGTCCATTTCTACGCCAAATCTGGGGAGACCAAATGTTTTTATGAGCGTTTATCAAAGGGAGACCTACTAATCGGTGATTTAGACCTATTTGTGGAAAACAATGGCCTATTTGAAGAGGACACTGGTGCTAGTTTGACCATATCTGTAGATGAAACTTTTGACAATGACCATCGTGTTCTAAATCAGAAAAATTCGCATACAGGTGATTTTACTTTCACAGCTTTAGAATCTGGTGAGCATAGATTTTGCTTCACCCCATCTCACAGCAAGAAATCCGCTTTACTAAGGGTGTTTATTCAATTAGAAATTGGTAATGTCGAGGCGCTTGAcagcaaaaagaaagaagacaTGAATTCACTCAAGGGGAGGGTAGTCCAGTTAACCCAAAGGCTATCCTCTATTCGTAAGGAACAAGACGCtataagagaaaaagaggCGGAGTTCAGAAATCAAAGCGAGTCTGCCAACAGCAAGATAATGACATGGTCTATATTCCAGTTTCTCATACTAGTGGGCACCTGTGTGTTCCAGCTACGCTAtctgaaaaacttttttgttAAGCAGAAGGTTGTATAG
- the UBA4 gene encoding Uba4p (similar to Saccharomyces cerevisiae UBA4 (YHR111W); ancestral locus Anc_5.421) has translation MCSHQLEGTMSELQALRLENARLKEQLARRKENSRDYPLSLEEYQRYGRQMIVEETGGVAGQVKLKSTKVLVVGAGGLGCPALPYLAGAGIGQIGIVDNDVVETSNLHRQVLHDSSRVGMLKCESARQSITKLNPHINVVTYPVRLNSTNAFEIFEGYDYVLDCTDSPLTRYLVSDVAVNLGITVVSASGLGTEGQLTILNFNNIGPCYRCFYPTPPPPNAVTSCQEGGVIGPCIGLVGTMMAVETIKLILDIYTDKNFKPFLMLYSGFPQQSLRTFKMRGRQEKCLCCGKNPTITKEAIEKGEINYELFCGSRNYNVCEPDERLSVDAFQHIYSDEDFSIKHIFLDVRPPHHYAISHFPEAINVPVKKLRDMNGDLEKLQDEVPNVGRDSNIVVLCRYGNDSQVATRMLKDKFGFTNVKDVKGGYFKYIDDIDQTIPKY, from the coding sequence ATGTGTAGCCATCAGCTAGAAGGTACCATGTCTGAACTTCAGGCACTCAGGTTAGAAAATGCGCGGTTAAAAGAGCAACTGGCCAGAAGAAAGGAGAATAGTAGAGACTATCCACTATCTTTGGAAGAGTACCAACGCTACGGTAGACAAATGattgttgaagaaacagGCGGTGTAGCAGGCCAagtaaaattgaaaagtaCGAAAGTTTTAGTAGTTGGTGCTGGAGGTCTGGGATGTCCTGCCTTGCCCTACTTAGCGGGCGCTGGGATAGGTCAGATCGGCATAGTAGATAATGATGTGGTAGAAACTTCCAACCTGCATAGGCAAGTTCTTCATGATTCAAGTAGGGTCGGTATGTTGAAATGTGAATCTGCCAGACAATCCATCACGAAACTGAACCCACACATCAACGTTGTTACTTATCCTGTCAGATTGAACTCCACTAATGCATTCGAGATTTTTGAAGGTTACGATTACGTATTAGACTGTACGGATTCTCCATTGACCAGATATCTGGTTTCCGATGTTGCTGTTAATTTGGGAATAACAGTAGTCTCAGCATCCGGTTTGGGAACAGAGGGCCAGCTAACTATATTGAACTTTAATAACATAGGGCCATGCTATAGATGCTTTTATCCGACACCTCCACCACCAAATGCAGTGACTTCTTGTCAAGAAGGTGGTGTGATAGGCCCATGCATTGGACTAGTTGGAACCATGATGGCTGTGGAGACTATAAAGCTCATCCTTGATATTTACACCGATAAGAATTTCAAGCCCTTCTTGATGTTATATTCAGGTTTCCCACAGCAAAGTCTGCGTACTTTTAAAATGAGAGGCAGACAAGAGAAGTGCTTGTGCTGTGGCAAAAATCCGACAATAACAAAAGAAGCTATCGAAAAGGGCGAAATCAATTACGAATTGTTTTGCGGTTCGCGAAACTATAACGTATGTGAGCCTGATGAGAGATTGAGTGTTGATGCATTTCAGCATATTTACAGCGATGAGgatttttcaatcaaaCACATCTTTCTTGATGTTAGACCACCCCACCACTATGCGATATCTCACTTCCCAGAGGCAATTAATGTCCCTGTTAAGAAGTTAAGAGATATGAACGGTGATCTTGAGAAACTTCAAGATGAAGTCCCCAATGTAGGAAGGGACAGTAATATAGTCGTCCTCTGCCGTTATGGTAACGACTCTCAGGTGGCTACAAGAATGTTGAAAGATAAGTTTGGATTTACTAATGTAAAAGACGTGAAGGGAGGTTACTTCAAGTATATAGATGATATTGATCAAACCATTCCTAAATATTAG
- the SMKI08G1550 gene encoding putative cystathionine beta-lyase (similar to Saccharomyces cerevisiae YHR112C; ancestral locus Anc_5.423), protein MVDLSTSLIHGDDKDNRVTDVAPPINVSTTFRYDDDDLVPWTERENLDFMEKKPIYSRLAHPNSTRLESIFSEILDGYAVIYSSGLAAFYAAMVHYNPKRIFIGQSYHGVRAIANILSRNYDIKQYPLEDIEKYASEGDIVHLETPVNPYGTSSDIESLAHRAHAKGALLIVDSTFASPPLQYVWNFGADIVLYSATKYFGGHSDLLSGVLVVKEEETSRQLKDDRIYLGTNVANLESFMLLRSLRTYEMRITKQSENATKLVKFLSDHQSEFGKVLKKIYHSSLQREEFVKKQLVGGYGPVFAITLQTKEQCKQLPLKLKYFHHATSLGGIESLVEWRAMTDPYIDQTLIRVSVGCESANDLIKDLASALKELQDAA, encoded by the coding sequence ATGGTCGACTTGTCAACATCCTTGATTCATGGCGATGATAAAGATAACCGAGTTACTGACGTCGCACCGCCTATCAATGTCTCTACGACCTTCCgttatgatgatgacgatcTAGTTCCATGGACAGAGCGTGAAAACCTGGACTttatggaaaagaaacccATATATTCACGTCTAGCACATCCAAACAGCACCAGATTGGAAAGCATATTTTCAGAGATCTTGGATGGATATGCAGTCATTTATTCCTCTGGTTTAGCTGCGTTTTATGCGGCAATGGTACACTATAATCCTAAGAGGATCTTTATCGGACAGAGCTATCATGGTGTTCGAGCAATTGCAAACATCTTGTCCCGTAATTACGACATCAAGCAATATCCCCtggaagatattgaaaaatacgCTTCTGAAGGTGACATTGTCCACTTAGAAACTCCTGTAAACCCATATGGTACATCATCCGATATTGAGAGTTTGGCCCATAGAGCTCATGCAAAAGGCGCCCTCCTCATAGTGGATTCCACATTTGCATCTCCGCCACTGCAATATGTATGGAATTTTGGAGCAGATATTGTCTTGTATTCTGCTACTAAGTACTTTGGTGGCCACTCGGATTTATTAAGTGGTGTCCTCGTggttaaagaagaagagacaTCTCGGCAATTGAAAGACGATAGAATTTATTTGGGCACGAACGTAGCAAATCTGGAAAGCTTCATGTTGTTACGATCCCTACGGACCTACGAAATGAGGATAACTAAACAATCAGAAAATGCAACGAAGTTGGTAAAATTTTTGTCAGATCACCAATCTGAATTCGGCAAAGTACTGAAAAAGATTTACcattcttctttgcaaAGAGAAGAATTCGTCAAAAAGCAACTAGTGGGTGGATACGGTCCCGTCTTTGCAATCACTTTACAAACGAAGGAGCAGTGCAAGCAGTTGCCTCTCAAGttaaaatatttccatCATGCAACCTCACTAGGTGGAATTGAGTCTCTTGTTGAATGGAGAGCAATGACGGATCCATATATCGATCAAACTTTGATTAGAGTGTCTGTGGGATGTGAATCCGCTAACGATCTCATAAAAGATTTAGCCTCAGCATTGAAGGAATTACAAGATGCAGCTTGA
- the APE4 gene encoding aspartyl aminopeptidase (similar to Saccharomyces cerevisiae APE4 (YHR113W); ancestral locus Anc_5.424), whose protein sequence is MFRIQLRTMSSKTAKSDYPKEFVSFLNSSHSPYHAVHNIKKHLMSKGFKEVSERESWAGHVVQKGKYFVTRNGSSIIAFVVGGKWKPGNPIAITGAHTDSPVLRIKPISKRVNERYLQVGVECYGGAIWHSWFDKDLGIAGRVFVRDTKTGKSISKLVDLDRPLLKIPTLAIHLDRDVNQKFEFNKETQLLPIGGLQRDNTKSKPEKEVDRNGFSSIKTIVERHHEELLALIAKELAIDKVDDIEDFELILYDHNASTLGGFNDEFVFSGRLDNLTSCFTSMHGLTLAADTEIDREPGIRLIACFDHEEIGSSSAQGADSNFLPNILERLSILKADGSDESKPLSNSSILETSAKSFFLSSDVAHAVHPNYANKYESQHKPLLCSGPVVKINANQRYMTNSPGLVLVKRLAEAAKVPLQLFVVANDSPCGSTIGPILASKTGIRTLDLGNPVLSMHSIRETAGSADLEYQIKLFKEFFERYTSIESEIVV, encoded by the coding sequence ATGTTCAGGATACAACTGAGAACTATGTCTAGCAAAACAGCAAAAAGTGATTATCCAAAGGAGTTTGTCAGTTTCTTGAACAGCTCGCACTCTCCCTACCATGCAGTTCATAATATCAAGAAGCATTTGATGTCAAAAGGTTTTAAAGAAGTGAGTGAACGTGAATCATGGGCAGGTCATGTCGTACAAAAGGGTAAGTATTTTGTAACGAGAAACGGATCTTCCATTATTGCGTTTGTTGTTGGTGGTAAATGGAAACCTGGAAATCCCATCGCTATAACTGGTGCTCACACTGATTCTCCTGTACTAAGAATCAAACCTATTTCCAAGAGAGTTAATGAAAGGTATCTACAAGTGGGAGTGGAGTGTTATGGAGGCGCTATATGGCATTCATGGTTTGATAAGGATTTGGGCATTGCCGGAAGAGTTTTTGTAAGGGACACCAAAACAGGCAAGTCCATTTCTAAATTGGTAGATCTGGACAGACCATTACTAAAGATTCCTACTTTGGCTATTCATTTGGATAGAGACGTAAATCAGAAATTCGAGtttaataaagaaacaCAGCTGTTGCCGATTGGTGGTTTGCAAAGGGACAACACGAAATCGAAACCGGAAAAAGAGGTTGATAGAAATGGTTTCAGCTCCATCAAAACGATAGTGGAAAGGCATCACGAAGAACTTTTGGCACTAATCGCCAAGGAACTCGCCATTGATAAAGTGGATGACATTGAGGACTTCGAATTGATTCTTTACGATCACAATGCATCTACTCTTGGTGGTTTTAACGATGAATTCGTATTTTCTGGGAGATTGGATAATTTGACGTCTTGTTTCACATCAATGCACGGTTTGACATTGGCAGCTGACACGGAAATTGACCGAGAACCAGGTATTCGATTGATTGCATGTTTTGATCATGAGGAGATTGGTTCATCATCTGCTCAAGGTGCAGATTCTAACTTCTTGCCTAACATCTTAGAGAGATTGTCAATTTTAAAAGCGGACGGTTCAGATGAATCTAAGCCGTTATCGAATTCGTCAATATTGGAAACTTCTGCTAAGTCATTTTTCCTATCATCTGATGTTGCTCACGCAGTTCATCCGAACTATGCAAATAAATACGAAAGTCAACATAAACCTTTGTTGTGTAGTGGACCAGTAGTCAAGATCAACGCAAATCAACGTTATATGACCAATTCACCTGGCTTGGTCTTAGTGAAAAGATTAGCAGAGGCTGCGAAGGTCCCTCTGCAGTTGTTTGTTGTTGCTAACGACTCCCCATGCGGTTCTACCATTGGTCCTATTTTGGCCTCAAAAACTGGTATTAGAACCTTAGATTTAGGTAATCCCGTGCTGAGTATGCATTCTATTAGAGAAACTGCCGGTTCTGCCGATTTGGAATACCAAATTAAATTGTTCAAGGAATTCTTTGAACGTTATACTTCCATAGAATCGGAAATTGTTGTTTAA
- the BZZ1 gene encoding Bzz1p (similar to Saccharomyces cerevisiae BZZ1 (YHR114W); ancestral locus Anc_2.159) codes for MSANLSIGNEIKDSFKETHKWVQNNLKWLKDIEQFYRERAKLEKEYSERLSRLSVEYFNKKSSTSVPISVGDTPTTTPGSVEAAGVVAWNEILSQTDMISKDHNQLSSDFENHVANQLSGLFTKLDMTLSKINGFNNDMVNKKDNIYHELEKAKKDYDEACSTMEMARNKYTKASNDRNKKKLNEKEVEMNKCKNEYLIKINQANRTKDKYYFQDVPEVLDLLQDVNEAKTLFLNDLWLKATSVEKDLGTNVSKRLKTADSVVKQNKPSLNTAIFIKHNLKSWKEPRDFIYTPSPVWHDDEKFAVPTPLEVEDLRIKLAKAENDYNSLQDKTQNELSKLSTLNKIKHEMKTNEDNVSATKFYDTLKEYLNIVSPFTSHETMKLQAEVQIESIQNNVPEEYDLSTDNIDLSKTKKKSGIFSKLKYNILNVDSRPSSSGNTGNGNGGALHITSIFNTSRRTRLGVDANNAGEDTENTSIRTTGTGNTLKTTQTTSDDGSNKVLYAYVKQDDDEISISPGDRISLVARDTGSGWTKINNDSTGESGLVPTTYIRISTTDTATANNRGPAPEVPPPRRSTLPIRTLEAMYAYEAQGDDEISIDVGDVITVIRGDDGSGWTYGECDGLKGLFPTSYCK; via the coding sequence ATGAGCGCAAACTTATCGATTGGtaatgaaatcaaagattcaTTTAAGGAAACCCATAAATGGGTTCAAAATAACTTAAAATGGCTGAAGGACattgaacaattttatcGTGAAAGAGCTAAATTAGAGAAAGAGTACAGTGAAAGATTATCTCGTTTATCGGTGGAGTACTTTAATAAGAAATCTTCAACATCGGTCCCTATCTCTGTTGGTGACACTCCTACCACTACGCCTGGGTCTGTTGAAGCTGCAGGTGTGGTCGCATGGAATGAGATCCTTTCTCAGACTGATATGATCTCCAAGGACCATAATCAGTTATCATCTGATTTTGAGAACCATGTAGCCAATCAATTGAGTGGATTGTTCACTAAGCTCGATATGACTTTAAGCAAGATAAATGGGTTTAACAATGACATGGTCAATAAAAAGGATAACATTTACCACGAGCTGGAAAAAGCCAAGAAGGACTACGACGAGGCTTGTTCTACTATGGAAATGgcaagaaataaatatactaAAGCATCTAATGATagaaataagaagaaattaaatgaaaaagaagtggAAATGAACAAGTGCAAAAATGAGTACTTgatcaaaatcaatcaGGCAAATAGAACTAAGGACAAATACTATTTTCAGGATGTTCCTGAAGTGCTAGATCTTCTACAAGACGTAAATGAGGCAAAGACActtttcttgaatgatCTATGGTTGAAGGCGACTTCTGTGGAAAAAGATCTAGGTACAAACGTTAGTAAGAGACTAAAAACTGCGGACTCTGTGGTGAAACAGAATAAACCCTCCCTGAACACAGCCATTTTTATTAAGCACAATTTAAAGAGCTGGAAAGAACCACGAGACTTTATCTATACACCATCACCAGTATGgcatgatgatgaaaagtttGCAGTTCCGACCCCACTTGAAGTCGAGGACTTGAGAATAAAGCTAGCAAAAGCAGAAAATGATTACAATTCATTGCAAGATAAAACTCAAAACGAGTTATCTAAACTATCCACTTTGAACAAGATAAAACACGAAATGAAAACTAACGAGGACAACGTCAGTGCTACTAAATTTTACGATACGTTGAAGGAATATCTAAACATTGTTTCACCTTTCACATCGCACGAGACGATGAAATTACAAGCTGAGGTTCAAATCGAAAGTATTCAAAACAATGTTCCTGAGGAATACGATTTGTCCACAGATAACATTGATCTTTCCaagacaaagaagaaatctgGAATATTCAGTAAACTAAAGTACAACATATTAAATGTCGATTCGAGGCCTTCAAGTAGTGGGAATACTGGGAATGGCAATGGGGGAGCCCTGCATATAACAAGTATTTTCAATACATCGAGAAGAACCAGGCTGGGCGTTGATGCTAACAACGCTGGTGAAGATACAGAGAATACTTCTATACGAACTACCGGTACCGGTAATACACTAAAAACGACACAAACTACCAGTGATGATGGCAGCAATAAAGTATTGTATGCATATGTGAAGCAGGATGATGACGAAATTAGTATTTCGCCAGGCGACAGAATTTCATTGGTTGCACGGGACACAGGTTCTGGATGGACCAAGATAAATAACGACAGCACTGGTGAATCAGGGCTTGTACCCACTACATATATTCGCATATCTACCACTGATACTGCTACAGCAAATAATAGAGGCCCCGCACCAGAAGTACCACCACCAAGAAGGAGCACGCTCCCTATCAGGACCTTAGAAGCTATGTACGCCTATGAAGCACAAGGAGATGATGAGATATCAATTGACGTGGGGGATGTAATTACTGTCATCAgaggtgatgatggtagcGGATGGACATATGGTGAATGTGATGGGCTGAAAGGTCTATTTCCTACCAGTTACTGCAAATGA
- the DMA1 gene encoding ubiquitin-conjugating protein DMA1 (similar to Saccharomyces cerevisiae DMA1 (YHR115C) and DMA2 (YNL116W); ancestral locus Anc_2.157) — MSINIVPSSPPNQTVSAASAVAAPQDHAKFNNPIRLPISISLTINDTPNNSSNSNGVTNGLGILPSRTATSLVVTNNSSDNSNAVAAATAAATVETNTTPAVSTTKSIRHFIYPPNQVNQTDFSLDIHLPPNTSLPERIDQPTLKHRMDKHGLFSIRLTPFIDTSSASVANQGLFFDPIIRTAGAGSQIIIGRYTERVREAISKIPDQYHPVVFKSKVISRTHGCFKVDDQGNWFLKDVKSSSGTFLNHQRLSSASTTSKDYPLHDGDIIQLGMDFRGGTEEIYRCVKMKIELNKSWKLKANAFNKEALSRIKNLQKLTTGLEQEDCSICLNKIKPCQAIFISPCAHSWHFHCVRRLVIMSYPQFMCPNCRSNCDLETTLESESESEFENENEDEPDIEMDIDMDLNNNLGVRLVD; from the coding sequence ATGTCTATTAATATTGTCCCCTCGTCGCCCCCCAACCAAACGGTATCTGCTGCATCTGCTGTCGCTGCTCCTCAGGATCACGCTAAGTTCAATAATCCTATCAGACTACCAATATCCATATCTCTCACCATTAACGATACGCCTAACAATAGCAGCAATAGTAATGGTGTCACCAATGGATTAGGTATTTTGCCTTCGCGTACGGCTACTTCATTAGTCGTGACAAATAACAGCAGTGACAATAGCAATGCGgtagcagcagcaacagccGCAGCCACTGTGGAGACGAATACAACCCCTGCCGTGAGTACTACAAAGAGTATCCGTCATTTCATATATCCTCCAAATCAAGTGAACCAGACGGACTTTTCGCTCGACATACATCTTCCACCAAATACCTCGCTGCCGGAACGGATAGACCAACCTACTTTGAAACACAGAATGGACAAGCACGGGCTTTTCAGCATCAGGCTGACCCCCTTTATAGATACTTCTTCCGCCTCTGTTGCTAACCAAGGCCTTTTCTTTGACCCCATTATCAGAACTGCGGGTGCAGGCTCACAAATAATCATCGGAAGATACACTGAAAGAGTGAGGGAGGCAATTTCCAAAATCCCGGATCAATATCATCCCGTAGTGTTCAAATCAAAAGTGATATCCAGGACTCATGGATGTTTCAAAGTTGACGACCAAGGAAATTGGTTTTTAAAAGATGTTAAGTCTTCCAGTGGAACATTTTTGAACCATCAACGTTTGTCTTCGGCGTCTACCACTTCTAAGGACTATCCTTTACATGACGGCGACATCATACAATTGGGTATGGACTTTCGTGGCGGTACGGAAGAGATATATCGTTGTGTCAAGATGAAAATAGAGTTAAATAAGTCCTGGAAATTAAAGGCCAATGCATTTAATAAAGAAGCCCTAAGTCGAATAAAAAACTTACAAAAACTAACTACGGGTTTAGAACAAGAAGATTGCTCCATTTGTctgaacaaaataaaaccTTGCCAAGCGATTTTCATATCACCATGTGCGCATAGTTGGCATTTCCACTGTGTGAGAAGGCTAGTCATTATGAGTTATCCTCAATTCATGTGTCCGAACTGTAGATCAAATTGTGATCTGGAAACCACTTTGGAATCCGAATCCGAATCCGAATTCGAGaacgaaaatgaagacGAACCAGACATCGAAATGGATATTGATATGGACCTAAATAACAATTTAGGTGTTCGCCTAGTAGATTGA
- the COX23 gene encoding Cox23p (similar to Saccharomyces cerevisiae COX23 (YHR116W); ancestral locus Anc_2.153) gives MTKDTSDTTNINTTKIIDKDSQPSSSSVPATSKGPVTDRTKVNYVPKSDDPSSFQYYPDDPENPVNKYKFALKADSQYYDPCEESSKLSFQCLERNDYDRSKCQEYFDAYRECKKQWLTARRNNRQQWE, from the coding sequence ATGACCAAGGATACTAGCGATACCACCAATATCAACACCACGAAGATTATTGACAAAGATTCCCAaccatcttcatcttcagtaCCAGCGACCTCTAAAGGACCTGTCACTGACAGAACCAAAGTAAACTATGTACCTAAGAGCGACGACCCATCGTCATTTCAATACTACCCAGACGATCCGGAGAATCCGGTCAACAAGTATAAGTTTGCTTTAAAGGCGGACAGTCAGTACTATGACCCCTGTGAGGAGTCCTCTAAGCTTAGTTTTCAGTGCCTCGAGCGCAACGACTACGACCGCTCCAAATGTCAAGAATACTTTGACGCATACCGCGAATGCAAGAAGCAATGGCTGACCGCCAGAAGGAATAACAGGCAGCAATGGGAGTGA
- the TOM71 gene encoding protein channel TOM71 (similar to Saccharomyces cerevisiae TOM71 (YHR117W) and TOM70 (YNL121C); ancestral locus Anc_2.152), producing the protein MAENSLFRFIARNKVAILATVSAGTAAVGAYVYYQQLKQQQQQHLKGSKDHRRQSEASTNLKEDEVGLKNKSSIANENKKKKNKRKRKNRAKSAEDFQCTFLPNGEPDISQLKGLTLSQKQTYAVQLKNKGNHFFTTKNFTEAIKYYQCAIELDPNDPVFYSNISACYISTGDLNKVLEYTTKALEIKPDHSKALLRRASANESLGNFTDAMFDLSVLSLNGDFDGASIEPMLERNLNKQAMKVLNENLSKGDGRGSQLLPSNTSLTSFFGIFDPDLEISRVNNSSHFDTAYALLSDALQKLYSATNEGYLTADKLFTSATDAYHSLLASQVDGPLKENAALAFCYTGIFHFLKNNLLGAQALLQESINLHPTPNSYIFLALTLADKENSQEFFKYFQKAIDLDSEYPPTYYHRGQMYFILQDYVNAKADFQKAQNLYPENIYPYIQLACLLYKQGKFTESEALFNETKLKFPTLPEVPAFFAEILTDKGDFSTAIKQYDIAKRLEEVQEKIHVGIGPLIGKATILARQSSQDPTQLDEEKFNTAIALLTKACELDPRSEQAKIGLAQLKLQMEKIDDAIELFQDSAILARTMDEKLQATTFAEAAKIQKRLRADPIISAKMEMTLASYRAKGMI; encoded by the coding sequence ATGGCCGAAAACTCGCTCTTCAGGTTTATCGCTAGAAACAAGGTGGCCATCCTAGCAACGGTCTCTGCGGGGACCGCTGCTGTGGGTGCTTATGTATATTACCAACAGCTcaagcagcagcagcagcagcatcTGAAGGGTTCAAAGGACCACCGGCGCCAGAGTGAAGCATCAACTAACCTTAAAGAAGACGAGGTGGGcttgaagaataaaagcAGCATTGCAAATGagaataagaagaaaaagaacaaacggaaaagaaagaatagaGCGAAATCGGCGGAAGATTTCCAGTGTACTTTCCTACCCAATGGTGAACCTGATATCAGCCAGTTAAAAGGTCTGACGCTTTCTCAGAAACAGACATATGCCGTGCAATTGAAGAACAAAGGTAACCACTTCTTCACCACGAAAAATTTTACTGAGGCCATTAAGTACTACCAGTGTGCCATTGAGTTGGATCCGAATGACCCAGTGTTCTATTCCAACATATCTGCGTGCTACATTTCTACAGGCGACTTGAACAAAGTCTTGGAGTATACTACAAAGGCACTTGAGATAAAGCCCGATCATTCTAAAGCCCTGCTGAGACGCGCATCAGCCAACGAGTCACTGGGCAATTTTACTGATGCCATGTTTGATCTCTCTGTTTTGTCATTAAATGGCGACTTTGATGGCGCCTCCATTGAGCCTATGctagaaagaaatttgaaCAAACAAGCAATGAAGGTATTAAACGAAAATTTATCGAAGGGTGACGGCAGGGGTTCGCAACTTTTACCTTCGAATACATCTTTAACCTCTTTctttggaatttttgacCCTGATTTGGAAATTTCTAGGGTAAACAACAGTTCACACTTTGACACTGCATATGCTCTATTGTCGGATGCCTTGCAAAAACTATATTCAGCGACGAATGAAGGTTATTTAACAGCGGATAAACTTTTTACCAGTGCCACTGACGCGTATCATTCTCTACTTGCCAGTCAGGTTGATGGTcctttaaaagaaaatgctgcTTTGGCTTTCTGCTATACAggtatttttcattttttgaagaataacTTGTTAGGTGCTCAAGCTCTTTTACAAGAGTCTATTAACTTGCACCCAACACCAAATTCATACATATTTTTGGCATTGACCTTGGCCGATAAGGAAAACTCtcaagaatttttcaagtatttCCAGAAGGCTATCGATCTGGATTCTGAGTACCCACCCACTTACTACCACCGTGGTCAAATGTATTTCATCTTACAAGATTACGTTAATGCCAAAGCAGATTTTCAAAAGGCTCAAAATTTATATCCGGAAAACATTTATCCCTATATTCAATTAGCCTGTTTGTTGTACAAGCAAGGTAAATTTACAGAATCTGAGgctcttttcaatgaaacAAAGTTGAAGTTCCCCACTTTACCTGAAGTCCCTGCATTTTTCGCTGAAATCTTGACTGATAAGGGTGATTTCAGTACTGCTATCAAACAGTATGATATTGCTAAGAGGTTAGAAGAagtacaagaaaaaatacacGTAGGTATTGGACCGTTGATTGGTAAGGCCACTATCCTAGCAAGACAGTCTTCTCAAGATCCGACTCAACTGgatgaagagaaatttaATACAGCCATTGCGCTGTTGACTAAAGCTTGCGAATTAGACCCAAGATCCGAACAAGCCAAGATTGGCTTAGCGCAATTGAAACttcaaatggaaaaaattgacGACGCCATAGAGTTATTTCAGGATTCGGCAATTCTAGCAAGAACTATGGATGAAAAACTGCAAGCTACCACATTTGCGGAAGCTGCGAAGATACAAAAGCGTTTGAGAGCAGATCCAATCATTAGTGCAAAGATGGAAATGACACTAGCCAGTTATAGGGCCAAAGGAATGATCTAG